GGCCTACCAGGCGGTCCACTCCCCCCTGCAGGCTCCGGCCCGCTACCTGGAACGCTACAAGGCCATCCCCAACCCGCACCGCCGCAAGTACGCCGCCATGGTGTCCTGCCTGGACGAAGCCGTGCACAACCTCACCCTGGCCCTGAAGCGCTACGGTTACTATGACAACACGGTCATCGTGTACTCCTCGGACAACGGGGGCCAGCCGCTGGCCGGGGGCAGCAACTGGCCCCTGAGGGGCAGCAAGGCCACCTACTGGGAGGGGGGCATCAGGGCGGTGGGGTTTGTCCacagccccctgctggtgaacaAAGGAACCAAATGCCGATCTCTGGTCCACATCACGGACTGGTTCCCCACGCTGGTCACTCTCGGGGAGGGAACTATTGACGAGGACCTGAACTTGGACGGGTACGACGTCTGGGAGGCGATCAGCGAAGGCCGCCCATCCCCCCGCCAGGACATCCTCCACAACATCGACCCCATCTACGTCAAGGCCAAGAACGGGTCCTGGAAGGCCGGGTACGGCCTGTGGAACACGGCGGTGCAGGCGGCGCTGCGGGTCGGCCACTGGAAGCTGCTGACCGGCGTGCCCGGGTACAGCGACTGGGTGCCGCCGCAGACCTTCTCCAACCAGCGGCTGACCAACCGCTGGCACAACGAGCGCGTCCGCTGGGACCGCGGCAAGTCCGTCTGGCTCTTCAACATCAGCGCCGACCCGTACGAGCGGGCGGACCTGTCGCAGCGCTACCCGCACGTCGTCAAGAAGATGCTGATGCGGCTGGCCCAGTACAACCGGACGGCGGTGCCGGTGCGCTACCCCTCCAAAGACCTGCGGTCCAACCCCCTGTACAACGGGGGCGTGTGGGGGCCCTGGTTCAAAGACGAGAGggagcggcaggaggaggaggagcagtacCGTAACCTGTTCGGCAACCATCTGGGGAGAAGAAAATGGATAAAGAAactgagaaacaggaagtccaagAGGAAGACAGAATAGAAACATTTGTGAAAGACTAACTTTGCCTTTTCTCAGGGTCCGGCCGTCCCTCTCCAGGGTGGTCTTCTCAGATGCCTTTAACCTGACTCCAGTGCATACTGTatgaaagaaaactgcagaTGGGCCTTTCTCCAGAGAGAATTAGGAAAAGATCACTTGTTCAAACACTACTGCCATGCCCAGACACAACGAAGACCTCATGCTAGTGCGCCGAGCATTTCaagaatgtttatttttctagaTTGTGTTGCATGCTTGAACTGTTGTCACCTCTGGCTCGTTCTTGTAGATTCATGTTTCCCTTAGAGTTGGAAATAAATCCTCGTAGACAGTTGCCATAAATGGTTGGCGACAGAGAAGTAAAGTTCAGTAATGTTGATAGTTTTGTGGAAGCAGATGTAGGGTCTGTGTGATGTGTGAGTGGATGTACGGCGGTTTTACAAGCACAGTCTCTCGGTACTGTAGAAGAATAGACTGTTCTCTCTTTAAGACGCTGTCTGGTCGGGCACCGGGCCAATGTGAACGTTAAGACAAACCAAcggaataaaaaaaagccccagACACAAAGCACTTTGTCTCCGGCAGTCTCTCAAGTTGGGGCTCGTCGGGGTTTCACTGCCAGGAGATTTCCTTCAGTCTGACGACAGTAAGTACTCTTGTAAGTGGAAATGTTTTAACGTCTCTTTTATGCGTGACACGCGGCCACACAACACATCATGCCCGGAAAATCTTAGTGGTGATAAAGATCGCATTTGGTTCTTCCAGTCGTTAAAAACTGCCGAGCTCAGCAGGTTTACAGTTCCTACGATTCGACGCCGTGATCATCGCGTCCAGtcttaaagtcatttttttcatatgcATCTGTTTCCTGGTATCCATGGCAACGCAACTCCCAGAGCTGTACTTCCAAGCCCTAAACGGCTGTGATTGGCCTGTTCGTGGTTTACAGACCAATTAGCTGTTTTAATGGTTCTAAATGGCTTCTAAATACGCTGCAGCGCCTGGAACACAGCTCCGGGGGAGTCCCGCCGACCAGAACAGCCACAAACACATGAGCACACAGCGGAGAGGGCCAGAGAGGCTTTCCCCTGCAGCAGAGCGCCAGGCCGAACCACACACCCCAGGGCCAGGCGAAACCACACaccagaaccaggctgaaccaCACACCCCAGGGCCAGGCTGAACCACAAACCAGAGCCAGGCTGAACCACACACCCCAGAACCAGGCCGAACCACACACCCCAGAGCACCAGCCcgaaccacacacaccaggccGAACCACACACCCCAGAGCACCAGCCCGAACCACACACCCCAGAACCAGGCCGAACCACACACCCCAGAACCAGGCCGAACCACACACCCCAGAGCACCAGCCcgaaccacacacaccagaacCAGGCCGAACCACACACCCCAGAACCAGGCCGAACCACACACCCCAGAGCACCAGCCCGAACCACACACCCCAGAACCAGCTGAACCACACACCCCAGAGCACCAGCCCGAACCACACACCCCAGAACCAGGCCGAACCACACACCCCAGAACCAGGCCGAACCACACACCCCAGAGCACCAGCCcgaaccacacacaccaggccGAACCACACACCCCAGAGCACCAGCCcgaaccacacacaccaggccAAACCACACACCCCAGAACCAGCTGAACCACACACCCCAGAGAACCAGGCTGAACCACACACCCCAGAGCCAGGCCCTGAGCTCACATCGTCAACCCGGAttcagctgagctgctggagccgATACGGCGGAGGCCGGCCTCTCCTCAGCTCGTCCGGCGGTGTGTCCAGTTTATCTTGTTCCTGTTGGGGCTGGATCCACCTGGAGAAGCTCCACTCAGTGTTTGGTTTGAAGTGTAAACCGAGGCTTGTTTCACCAGCGGCAGCTGACGCTGGCCGAGGCGGAGAGGAGTTTTTCATTACTCAGCGCTGGACTTCCCCTCCCCAGAGCCATAGGAACACTTAAACCCCGGATTCTCTGGGAATTCACATTTGCTTTCAGTTAGGGGCATTAGCTTCCCTCCCATGggaaaaagcagatttttttcccccctctgtaCCGGAGTGGTATCAGCCTCTCATGGAGGACGCCCGTTAGCACGACCCTGATCGGCGGTCGACCAATCAGGTGGGACGCTGTGATCTCCGGCCGTGGCAACACGTGAAACGTTTAGCCGATGCAAATCGGCCGAATCAGGCGCAGCCAGCTGGACCCGGCCCTCCGCCCGCCTGCCAAGACCTACAGGCAGAACCGTGACTCAGCTGGGCCCGGGCTCCCAGAGAAACCGGCCCCGGATCCAGCAGCTGTCGGCCAACGGGATCGAGTCGGTACAGTATCTGCTGAGAACACGCTGAGCGCCGGCTCTCGCTGGGGGCGTTGCTCTCTCGCAGCTTCTTGGCAGATGTGGGACATTCCATTCAGACGAGGTAGGCCTGTCGAGGctttgggtttgtgtgtgtgtgtgtgtgtgtgtgtgtgtgtgtgtgtgagcatatGAAACGGCTGCCGCTGTCACGCTGGATGCTGATGGCACAGGAAGCTAACGGGCCCGAGCGAACAGGATGACGGCATGGTTTTCCCTGAGCGAGGCGCCGGCGTCCAGAACAACCAGTACCCAGTGGAAACGGCTCCGGGCTGCAGTGACGAGGTCCGACCCGAACGAGCCTCACAGCCACGCCGCCGGGGGGGGGCGCAGGGAAAACAAGGGGCATGGCACTGGAT
The nucleotide sequence above comes from Salarias fasciatus chromosome 3, fSalaFa1.1, whole genome shotgun sequence. Encoded proteins:
- the arsj gene encoding arylsulfatase J, whose protein sequence is MPIAWVPLSLLLGSIVSRTWSAHTSWDGRNFGNEFGTRSAQPHIVFILVDDQGFRDVGYHGSEIKTPTLDRLAAQGVKLENYYVQPLCSPSRSQLMTGRYQIHTGLQHSIIRATQPNCLPLENVTLPQKLQQAGYSTHMVGKWHLGFYKRGCLPTQRGFDTFFGSLLGSGDYYSHYKCEGPGMCGYDLYEGEEAAWEQDRGMYSTVMFTRKAVGILANHDPRRQPLFLYLAYQAVHSPLQAPARYLERYKAIPNPHRRKYAAMVSCLDEAVHNLTLALKRYGYYDNTVIVYSSDNGGQPLAGGSNWPLRGSKATYWEGGIRAVGFVHSPLLVNKGTKCRSLVHITDWFPTLVTLGEGTIDEDLNLDGYDVWEAISEGRPSPRQDILHNIDPIYVKAKNGSWKAGYGLWNTAVQAALRVGHWKLLTGVPGYSDWVPPQTFSNQRLTNRWHNERVRWDRGKSVWLFNISADPYERADLSQRYPHVVKKMLMRLAQYNRTAVPVRYPSKDLRSNPLYNGGVWGPWFKDERERQEEEEQYRNLFGNHLGRRKWIKKLRNRKSKRKTE